Proteins from a genomic interval of Kitasatospora herbaricolor:
- a CDS encoding MerR family transcriptional regulator — protein sequence MADTLSPAEVVERSGFSIDTLRYYERIGLLDRIDRTVGGRRQFNENHLDWLGVLRCLRDTGMPIAEMQRYADSAREGDATLAQRLELLTEHAARVERTIAELRRQQQHLAEKIAWYQAQIQIGPGE from the coding sequence ATGGCGGACACACTCTCCCCCGCTGAGGTCGTGGAACGGTCCGGCTTCAGCATCGACACCCTGCGCTACTACGAGCGCATCGGCCTGCTCGACCGGATCGACCGAACCGTGGGCGGCAGGCGGCAGTTCAACGAGAACCACCTCGATTGGCTGGGTGTGCTGCGCTGCCTGCGGGACACCGGCATGCCCATCGCCGAGATGCAGCGCTACGCCGACTCCGCCCGCGAGGGCGACGCCACGCTCGCGCAGCGGCTGGAGCTGCTCACCGAGCACGCCGCCCGCGTGGAGCGGACCATCGCCGAACTTCGGCGCCAGCAGCAGCACTTGGCGGAGAAGATCGCCTGGTACCAGGCGCAGATCCAGATCGGACCGGGAGAATGA
- the fdxA gene encoding ferredoxin, with product MTFVIALPCVDVKDRACIDECPLDCIYEGERMVYINPDECIDCGACEPICPVEAIFFEDDTPEEWKHFTAVNAEFFADLGAPGGSARLGPIGKDHPVVAALPPQGAG from the coding sequence ATGACCTTTGTGATCGCCCTGCCCTGCGTGGACGTCAAGGACAGGGCATGCATCGACGAATGCCCGCTCGACTGCATCTACGAGGGGGAGCGCATGGTGTACATCAACCCGGACGAATGCATCGACTGCGGCGCCTGCGAGCCGATCTGCCCCGTCGAGGCGATCTTCTTCGAGGACGACACCCCGGAGGAGTGGAAGCACTTCACCGCCGTGAACGCCGAGTTCTTCGCCGATCTCGGCGCTCCCGGCGGCAGCGCGAGGCTGGGCCCGATCGGCAAGGACCATCCGGTCGTGGCGGCGCTGCCGCCCCAGGGCGCCGGATGA
- a CDS encoding alpha/beta hydrolase, giving the protein MAEPNDAQLADAQLADAELAAFVRAVRQDPGLPARAVGAAELRRAQRLRAEARPPGPEVARVEDLTVGPAAVGARLYRPSAAALPLVVFLHGGMWTIGDLESHDRACRRLALGTGAAVLAVDYRRAPEHPWPAAVDDCVDAVRWAVAGGGRGAGEAGPTLVMGDSAGGNLAALVCLRLRDEGGPLPAAQILLYPNTDLTLSRPSTRTKATGWGLTTDDVAWGAEQWVPDPSRRAAPEVSPLHAADLGGLPPAVVITAEHDPLRDEGDAYAARLAAADVRVGHRCEAGMVHGFLTLDTLSPAAAAAGERAFADVAELLGRTD; this is encoded by the coding sequence ATGGCCGAACCGAACGACGCCCAGCTCGCCGATGCCCAGCTCGCCGATGCCGAACTCGCCGCCTTCGTCCGGGCTGTTCGCCAGGACCCGGGGCTGCCGGCTCGTGCCGTGGGCGCGGCGGAGTTGAGGCGGGCTCAAAGACTCCGCGCCGAAGCCCGGCCGCCGGGCCCCGAGGTCGCCCGGGTCGAGGATCTGACGGTCGGCCCGGCCGCCGTCGGGGCCCGCCTCTACCGGCCTTCGGCGGCGGCCCTGCCGTTGGTGGTCTTCCTGCACGGCGGGATGTGGACGATCGGCGATCTGGAGTCGCACGACCGGGCATGCCGAAGACTGGCGCTCGGGACAGGTGCGGCGGTGCTGGCTGTCGACTACCGCCGAGCTCCGGAGCACCCGTGGCCGGCCGCCGTCGACGACTGCGTGGACGCCGTCCGATGGGCCGTCGCCGGCGGGGGGCGCGGCGCCGGGGAGGCCGGCCCGACCTTGGTCATGGGGGACAGCGCAGGAGGGAACCTCGCCGCGCTCGTCTGCCTGCGGCTGCGCGACGAAGGCGGACCGCTGCCGGCCGCCCAGATCCTGCTGTACCCCAACACCGACCTGACCCTCTCCCGCCCCAGCACCCGGACGAAGGCCACGGGGTGGGGTCTGACGACCGACGACGTCGCCTGGGGGGCCGAGCAGTGGGTGCCGGACCCGTCCCGGCGCGCCGCCCCGGAGGTCAGCCCGCTGCACGCCGCCGATCTCGGCGGGCTCCCGCCCGCCGTCGTGATCACCGCCGAGCACGATCCGCTTCGGGACGAGGGCGACGCGTACGCCGCCCGGCTGGCGGCTGCGGACGTTCGGGTCGGCCACCGTTGCGAGGCCGGCATGGTCCACGGATTCCTCACCCTCGACACCCTCTCTCCCGCTGCCGCCGCGGCGGGGGAGAGGGCGTTCGCGGATGTCGCCGAACTGCTTGGCCGGACGGACTGA
- a CDS encoding alpha/beta hydrolase family protein produces the protein MSDATPVIDPEENGPEGDAFYLPPSPLPDGVPGDPIHARRLDNPAAALEAGENWLVLHRSQDVRGEAVATSGIIVLPDRDEHPLPADGSGYPLVTWAHGTVGIANSVAPSRDRGDTGASPMNASPHGLLNGFLRRGWAVAMTDYEALGTGTEEHLHPYLLGASEANGVLDIVLAARRLFRGAIGDAYAIVGHSQGGQAALFAAHHAPERVGNGLVGVAAIAPSNHPLGLVRLGATDGKEGEGFAFTPLFLAGALGGDPTIDPAQVLTDEALALWPQARHLSRAELSGPESWGGIKGSDQFRGGYPQNPNPHQVNFDRQLGAMNPDVEITVPVRITQAADDLRVRAALPFPLKGTDVLVDELNSTNKKHGIEVEYERIAKDVVEVPQSEPQKTLGVHFATIDHDAADLTDWVHDLFTHA, from the coding sequence GTGAGCGACGCCACGCCGGTCATCGACCCTGAGGAGAACGGTCCCGAGGGGGACGCGTTCTACCTCCCGCCGTCCCCGCTGCCCGACGGCGTCCCGGGCGATCCGATCCACGCGCGGCGCCTGGACAACCCCGCGGCCGCGCTGGAGGCGGGTGAGAACTGGCTGGTCCTCCACCGCTCGCAGGACGTGCGCGGCGAGGCGGTGGCGACGTCCGGGATCATCGTGCTGCCGGACCGCGACGAGCACCCCCTGCCCGCGGACGGCAGCGGCTACCCGCTCGTCACCTGGGCCCACGGCACGGTGGGCATCGCCAACTCCGTCGCGCCGTCCAGGGACCGGGGCGACACCGGGGCCTCGCCGATGAACGCCTCGCCGCACGGCTTGCTGAACGGCTTCCTGCGCCGCGGCTGGGCGGTGGCGATGACGGACTACGAGGCCCTCGGGACGGGTACGGAGGAGCACCTCCACCCCTACCTCCTCGGCGCCTCGGAGGCGAACGGGGTACTGGACATCGTCCTGGCGGCCCGGCGCCTGTTCCGGGGCGCGATCGGCGACGCGTACGCGATCGTCGGGCACTCGCAGGGCGGCCAGGCCGCGCTGTTCGCCGCCCACCACGCCCCCGAGCGCGTCGGGAACGGCCTGGTGGGGGTGGCCGCGATCGCCCCGTCCAACCACCCCCTCGGCCTGGTACGGCTCGGCGCCACCGACGGGAAGGAGGGCGAGGGGTTCGCGTTCACCCCGTTGTTCCTGGCCGGCGCCCTCGGCGGCGACCCGACGATCGACCCCGCCCAGGTCCTCACCGACGAGGCACTGGCGCTGTGGCCGCAGGCCCGGCACCTGTCCCGGGCGGAGCTGAGCGGGCCCGAGTCCTGGGGCGGCATCAAGGGCAGCGACCAGTTCAGGGGCGGCTACCCGCAGAACCCCAACCCGCACCAGGTCAACTTCGACCGCCAACTCGGCGCCATGAACCCGGACGTGGAGATCACCGTCCCGGTACGCATCACCCAGGCCGCCGACGACCTACGGGTCAGGGCCGCGCTGCCGTTCCCGCTCAAGGGCACCGACGTGCTGGTGGACGAGCTCAACAGCACCAACAAGAAGCACGGCATCGAGGTCGAGTACGAGCGCATCGCCAAGGACGTCGTGGAGGTGCCGCAGTCCGAGCCGCAGAAGACCTTGGGCGTGCACTTCGCCACCATCGACCACGACGCCGCGGACCTCACGGACTGGGTCCACGACCTCTTCACCCACGCCTGA
- the soxR gene encoding redox-sensitive transcriptional activator SoxR, whose translation MASYHPGGARATPDDWLSIGEVSARTGAAVSALRFYEELGLIASERDERNQRRYPRHMLRRVALVSVAKRIGIPLQDLREAFADVPLDRPPSHQEWQRASRGWKHRLEERRQTIERLEAELTGCIGCGCLSMKACALLNPGDALAEDGAGPRRL comes from the coding sequence ATGGCGAGCTATCACCCGGGCGGCGCCCGGGCCACCCCGGACGACTGGCTGAGCATCGGCGAGGTGAGCGCGCGGACCGGGGCAGCGGTCTCCGCGCTGCGGTTCTACGAGGAGCTCGGCCTGATAGCGTCCGAGCGCGACGAGCGAAACCAGCGCCGTTACCCTCGGCACATGCTGCGCCGTGTCGCGCTGGTCTCGGTGGCCAAACGGATCGGCATCCCCTTGCAGGACCTCCGGGAGGCGTTCGCCGATGTGCCGCTCGACCGTCCGCCGAGCCACCAGGAGTGGCAACGCGCCTCGCGCGGCTGGAAGCACCGGCTGGAGGAGCGCCGGCAGACCATCGAGCGCCTTGAGGCCGAACTCACCGGCTGCATCGGCTGCGGATGTCTCTCGATGAAGGCATGCGCGTTGCTGAACCCCGGCGACGCGCTCGCCGAGGACGGCGCCGGGCCCCGGCGGCTGTGA
- a CDS encoding aldo/keto reductase has protein sequence MTMNRTLGRTGIEVGAIGVGCWAIGGPLHAGAEQFGWGAVDDEESTAALRRAFELGATFFDTASNYGAGHSEKVLGRAFAGRRDQVVIATKWGNTFDETTGEATGQDATPAYLRTAVEGSLRRLGTDYLDLYQFHIADAPLSTALDLVDTLEELVTAGKIRAYAWSTDDAAKAAGFAEAAPGCAAIQHDCSVLNPAPEMVAVVEASGLASVARGPLAMGLLSGKYHGGRRVASDDVRAQGHRWIPYFGQDGGGDPQWLSRIDAVREVLTGNGRTLAQGALAWLLARTDTVVPIPGCRTVAQVEENLGTLAHGPLPAAEFAEVEALLR, from the coding sequence ATGACCATGAACCGCACCCTGGGAAGGACCGGCATCGAGGTCGGCGCGATAGGCGTGGGCTGCTGGGCCATCGGCGGCCCCTTGCACGCCGGCGCGGAGCAGTTCGGCTGGGGTGCGGTGGACGACGAGGAGTCGACCGCGGCGCTCCGCCGCGCCTTCGAGCTGGGCGCGACCTTCTTCGACACGGCCTCCAACTACGGGGCGGGACACAGCGAGAAGGTCCTCGGCCGGGCCTTCGCCGGCCGCCGCGACCAGGTGGTGATCGCCACCAAGTGGGGCAACACCTTCGACGAGACCACCGGCGAGGCCACCGGCCAGGACGCCACCCCGGCCTACCTGCGCACCGCTGTCGAGGGCAGCCTGCGCCGCCTCGGCACCGACTACCTCGACCTCTACCAGTTCCACATCGCCGATGCCCCGTTGTCCACCGCCCTCGACCTGGTCGACACCCTTGAGGAGTTGGTGACGGCAGGCAAGATCCGCGCCTACGCCTGGTCCACCGACGACGCCGCCAAGGCCGCCGGTTTCGCCGAGGCGGCCCCGGGCTGCGCGGCGATCCAGCACGACTGCTCGGTGCTCAACCCGGCGCCGGAGATGGTGGCGGTGGTGGAGGCGTCGGGCCTGGCCTCCGTCGCGCGCGGCCCGCTGGCCATGGGCCTGCTCTCCGGCAAGTACCACGGCGGCCGCCGGGTGGCCTCCGACGACGTCCGCGCCCAGGGGCACCGGTGGATCCCCTACTTCGGCCAGGACGGCGGGGGCGATCCGCAGTGGCTGTCCCGCATCGACGCCGTCCGCGAGGTGCTGACCGGCAACGGCCGCACCCTCGCGCAGGGCGCCCTGGCCTGGCTGCTGGCCCGAACCGACACCGTCGTCCCCATCCCCGGCTGCCGCACCGTCGCCCAGGTCGAGGAGAACCTCGGCACCCTCGCCCACGGTCCGCTGCCCGCGGCCGAGTTCGCCGAGGTGGAGGCTCTGTTGCGCTAG
- a CDS encoding pyridoxamine 5'-phosphate oxidase family protein, giving the protein MDHSKIVHLVNTDPVIRTLLEAPIPMRLGYVGLDGHPRTVPVAYLWNGQAFVFATPTSAYKVRAITAHPQVSFTVDTTDFTPLIMMVRGTASVEIRQGVPQEHIDASRRSVGEAGMEEWERVKRANTTEMALISIDPTHVTVCDFATRFPPPAAVNSRTHGAG; this is encoded by the coding sequence GTGGACCACTCGAAGATCGTGCACCTGGTGAACACCGACCCGGTGATCCGAACCCTCCTGGAGGCGCCGATCCCGATGCGGCTCGGGTACGTCGGACTGGACGGGCACCCGCGCACCGTCCCGGTCGCCTACCTGTGGAACGGCCAGGCCTTCGTCTTCGCCACCCCGACGAGCGCCTACAAGGTCAGGGCGATCACGGCGCACCCCCAGGTGTCCTTCACCGTCGACACCACCGACTTCACCCCGCTGATCATGATGGTCCGGGGCACGGCCTCGGTCGAGATCCGGCAGGGAGTCCCCCAGGAGCACATCGACGCCTCCCGCCGCAGCGTGGGGGAGGCCGGGATGGAGGAGTGGGAGCGCGTCAAGCGCGCGAACACCACCGAGATGGCGCTGATCTCCATCGATCCGACCCATGTCACCGTCTGCGACTTCGCCACCCGCTTCCCCCCGCCGGCCGCCGTCAACTCCCGTACTCACGGCGCGGGGTAG